A window of Ooceraea biroi isolate clonal line C1 chromosome 9, Obir_v5.4, whole genome shotgun sequence genomic DNA:
aGAAATCAAGAAAAGTGCCGATgatctgagatattttatatctaaaaatattacatactgGTGAACTCATCTTCATCCTCAGCCTCAGCTTCGGCCGCCAATTCCTCTGgcgttttcttctttcgcaTTAGAGGATTAGGCTCTTCCTGTGGCATCTCTTGCACTTCCTCtcgtttttttatgttatactGCAAATTAAAGAAGAACAATATCTCATCAAGGGTAATAAGAGAGAAAATCCTGGAGCTTCTCCTGTtttggaatttaattaaacgatcCGAAACAAACATCAACACGAAGCTACCGATCTATTCTGCTTATTCGGCTGATTTTACTTTActctttaatatattcaatttacATCTGACAGCATGATAGTCCTCGCGCACATTATCGGCGCTTTGTACTCCTGGTACTCTCGTGGCAAACAATAAGCTCGATTGCGATGCAAGCCGTACATGTCACCCATCGTACAAGTACCGCCATCGTCGCATCGTGTATGTATAGGTATTATTATTGCCTATGGAATACGTATATCGTGATTACACCATTGATCAAGGCctcattaattattggaaCCTTCCAGCGAAATGATTTGTTAacgaataatattacatattcttgatGTCACAAACGGCCACAGTTTTCCGAGGAAAATCGCTATTGAGAGGAAACGCATAATGTTTCGATCATTGTAAAACTTATTATTGGTTTTCGCTATTGTCTGCTTGCTACACGTTACCTCGCttatagttataattaattcgaaTCGGAGGAACATCACCAATATATTCCACAACCTTAcgcttgataattaattttataaatatctgctATTCCGATCGCACATTTAGCAAACGAACTCTTTCTCCtcccgccccccccccctctctctctcactctctctcactctcaatCTCTGAACGTACATACGCGTTGCGTCGAGGAGACAGATAGCGTGAGGATAAACGAGCACTGCACCTCACGGCAGCATCAAATCTGATGCTCTGATCCTGACGTTAATTAATGTTCCTCGATGCACGTGCAACATGTCCATCCGTGCGCCTCCTGCATCTGCGTCTGCATGTGTGCTTCTGCCCATTCACATACTCGAAATTATGAGAACATTATTATGCGTCGGATTATGCCTGCGCGGCGATTTATCACACGACATTTCTGGCTAACAGACGTGCAAAAAACTGggacaattaaaataatagaaaaaaggcaattgaaaaaaatagcgTCCAAGTGAACAGAGCGATCAATATGAGCCAGATACAATGTTTTTACGGTGATAAAAAGTggaaaatttctattttctatcgCACATGTACAAGAATTACGATCATTGGTAATGTGATGGTTGATCGATAAATCGTATCGATAAACGATACGGGTCGTAAAGTTGTGCGTTACTCTTGTAATGATATCAGCGTTGCCTCCATGAAGCCCGCAGAGTTAGTCGCACTGCGGCGTTTTTGAGACCTGCGTTCTTTCATGCAGCTCTCGTTTCACTATTCTACAAATATCCaatcacataaaaaaaatctccatctatctctatctcttctCTTACTATTATATTCTTATCATAACTGAATACAGAATACAGAATATCaaacaaaataacattttaataagtaaaaacTATTTTACTGTCCAAACATTTtactgttttaaaaattataagtatCCAACTACTTACAACGTTTGTTATTACAATTGTCATCGTCGTTATTATTACACCTACAAGTATTATTGATTTGCagaagatagaaaaaaatgggGGATGCAATCATTTGACACTCCCTGTCTGCATCATAAATTTCGTCGGTGCTATAAATAGATAGAAGATCTGATACGCTGCCATCTTGTCGCCGCACTGGGAAGATTGAAATCTGAGAGTCCTGTCGGGGATTCGGGGTTACAGTTCATAGGACGAATATCGTGTTACGGTTGAGCCGTTTCCTCAGCTTCTACTACTTTCATGACAATTATTGTCTATTTTTCACTTATCGAAATATACGAGTTCaaatcattttacattttctgtGGAAGACGCAAATATCTTCTGATTAAATGGGCGATATAAATTCTAAGGCCTTATCTCTGAAATAAACTGATACAATTTGTACGACATGACAATTCCAATCAATCACGCTCTAAGTGACATCGCGCTGTTTCCCATAAACCTGTAGATAGAGATCTCTTGCGACATCTCTCTTCGTCTCAGTGCCATTAAGTGAACTAACGCTTTGTAAATTAAGTGGTTTTAGCTTCGTTTAAAGCGCACGCTCTTAAGTACTTCCGCGAGACAGTTCCTCGTCTGGTGAACGTCTTAAAAGGAGTCAGCCTGACTCTATTAGGAAGTCGCCATATTGAATGCAGGGACTCCCTACTAGAGTCAATTTGACCCCAGTTAAGTTCAatcttctctcttcctatTTCACTCCCTCgttgtctctttttctcgcctCCGCTGTCTGTGTGGCTTGAcgcttcctcttcctctcacgAAGATCATTCTTCGAACTTTAACGGGATACGCATGTTTAACAGGAGCAATCAATTACCTAGATCTTAATTGCGTCGTGATGATTAATTGCCGAGCTCGCCACTCGTGATGTCCTACTTTACTTAAATAAAGACCTCTACACCTGTAACTTATTAAGCGTGCGAATTATATGAACGGTCACGTtgctgtaatataataattccgcTAGAGCTGACCTTCCTCGGAATCGCTATAGCGCTATTCCTCGCACTGATTGTACATGTAACGTACTTATTTAGCACGACTGTCGAtgatttgaaggtcaacactTTGCGAAACGATACCGCCAATCGATTGTGCCCGATTCCGTGCGCGCAATTTGTAAACGCGAATTCTTTCAATCGATTGAAAATGCCAACGCGAACCTGGACGCGGCCATCGCACATTGTTTCACGCTGCCTGCGCTAAAAATTTCATCGCAATTTCCAAATCAACACTATTCACGAGTGCCTCGAAAACGTGTGCGCAGttaattgcatattttatcaTGCTTtcaatattgccgaaagaaaaatatatatttatgagtTTAATTGTCGGACCACTTACGTTTAATGAATTTCTCACGAATCGCTGCCGTGGTATTTATTAAGAGAGAGGAACGCGGGAAAAGGTGAAAGAGCCGTAAATGGGAACGGGGGACGAACGATTCGATAAAGTACATAATAGAATACAGTGTGCTGCAACGAGGGCGATGATGTCGATGGGGATTGCTCACGACAACGTGCAATAATGTTGTTCCTTCGGCAATTTTTCGTCGGGATGCCGTCGAAGAGGAAGAACAGAAGAGTTGCGAGCCGGAATCGAAGGGGGAATCGGGGGCAAGAACAAAGTACCAGATGTAGCACCGGGTAATATTTTCCCCAAGCTGAAGAAACACGAACGATATTAGATCGATAAGCGAAGCTCATACGAGTCGAACTTTCCCGATCAATGGAGTTTCGATCAATCCCTTTTTATCCTCTTATTTCTATGGCGTTATCCTACGGtttttttatcacattttttccTAAGATACTGGATACGCACAGACATGCGAGTAAATCAATTGTTTCTGCTATAGCGAATCCTCGAGATTAGCTTCTAAATAACGCAACGGAGGGAATATTTCTAAATTGCATGGGGACTTTTCTATAACAAAGTCCCACTTCGTTCATTAGTCGAGGCAGAAAATCGGATTTCATCTGACCCAATGCGATTACCATGCGAAAGCCTCTTCCAGTAGTACGCAAGGCTAGTGGACTCTATTCTCATGAGAGATCGCGGGTCCCGTGACTCAATCTTTTCGCTCCGTTTTCGAAGAATCACATTTTTACTACTGAGACAGAAGGAAAGATTTAAGCAGCTCTTTCGTTTATGATGAAGCAGCCATTAGTGTTAATTATATTCCGTTGAGACCCTCTCTCTTCGTGAATAAAATCGCAGGAGCATGAACGAATCCAGAACATGGTCGTTAAagagtattttcttttttcatccGGATTTCGCGAAGTAATAAAGTCGCTGAAACGCGATTTCTTCGTTATTACGACTGTCCAACTTTTAACtggtatttataatttaaaaccaCCATGTTCTGCAAGGTTTATCCAAACAGGACCACCAAATTACTTGCTCGAACATTTTCAATGAAGGTTTATAGTTCTCTTTATGTATCATCATCACTTCAGTGTTCGTTGATGTTTTGGCTAGGTCGATTACTCGTTACACATACCACATATTGCCGATCTATCGAGTTGATTCAAGACACGCTCTACATTCGGTTCGCAACTGCCGTGATAATGGTTACAACGTTTAACCACTCGACGACCACTTCCGCATGTAGAATTACAACTGCAGCTGAGTGCGGTCGGTACGCCATACACGCGAATCATCAAACTGCGTCCCGCAACGTCGAATTATACATTTGGTCTCTTCAACGATATCATTTTCTATTTACATGCACGGTAATCGCGTTTCCACTGCAATTAATGTCACGCAAAATTCACCAGCCCAGTTGACCAACTATCGgtgaaggaaaaataaatttattatcaagaatTTCGCGCTGGTCACTACTATTAATTCTGGTTTCCGGATTGAAACTACATTTTCTGTTACTTCGGTTCCGATGTTTTGAACATTTCAGCTTACTTCATCAGGAGCGAAAAATAATCTGACATTAAGTTGTTCCTCAGTGTCCCcagatattgataaatatattaaggggaaaatttcattgttcgttcaaaattttaaaaacccGGAAAAATGGCTTGCTATATTGAGTCCACTATGTCTAAGATTGTTGGGATGTGCTTGTAAATTTCTAAAGATTCCTTGTATTTTCTAGAAAAACAGGTGTTAGTCTTGGCTAATAATGAAGTTCAGTCGAATAAGATTTTGTGGCCGGTTTCCAGTTATGTTCTGCTAGTACCGACTGTGTATTTTAGCACAGTATAAGTAAGTAAGTAAGTAAGTTCTTACTTATTCTGTGATTTTAGTCTGACGACAGTTTGATGTTCTTTTATGCGCATGCTTACGATGCTCCCGATTTCTCCTGTGTAGACTTTACCACAGGACCAAGGGATTCTATAAATAGTgggttttttaaaatttgaatgGATAACGAAATTTTCCACTCCGCTCTCTTCTACCTCCGCTTAGCGGCCAGATTTTCATCTATATATAGAGGCACCTGAGAAGCAACTCAATATCAGGTTACTTCTCCCCTGATGAAATGGACTGAAATGTTTGCGAAGCATCAACACCAAAGTGTCAGAAAACGTAACTCCAACCCAGAAActaaaattatcaaatttattatcaattctGACCTATAGTAAGTTTTAGCATCTCGTCGTAAGTAGAAGCGCAGTTTTCTGTTATAAAAGacattaaagaattaatttactgATGTTCTTCTTCTGCTTTAACTatcttttacattaaaattaacaacGACACAGGGAAAAACCGATATTAATTCTCAATTCTGTTAAAGTCGATCCGATTAGATGGTCCACTTGACATTTTTCTGGAGGACAAAGCAATCAGGATGAATCACATAGAGAATAGAATCCGTCGAGGCATTGATCAAACGAGGTAGAACAATGTACGCCAACGGGATCTCGCAAAAACTTCCAGAGCACTCACCGGTTTGGCGGGAAACAAACGTGTGAatgaaaagaggaaaacggagtaggaaagagagggaaagggatGCAAAACGGACGCTGGATCGCACCATTATCAATCCTGATGTATTGTCCTGTCAGGACGGAGTCAACGGCGCTGACATGACCCAGATGGAATCGAGGACTCTCGTGGAAAGCGCGGAAAAACACGTGGTGATATTCAGACTCGTACTCTGATATTTATAGTGAGGAACAAAATCCACTTGggattaattgaaaaatatggtTGACA
This region includes:
- the LOC105275986 gene encoding complexin isoform X3 — its product is MEEEREKMRQEIRDKYNIKKREEVQEMPQEEPNPLMRKKKTPEELAAEAEAEDEDEFTKLKNTIETQMNELKTQLESKCSLQ